Genomic segment of Triticum aestivum cultivar Chinese Spring chromosome 6A, IWGSC CS RefSeq v2.1, whole genome shotgun sequence:
TTAAAAAAAAGTGGTTTATTTGAATGTCAATTCTGCTTCGGTTTTAAAAACGAGTGTTGACCAACTCCTTTTCCTGTAAACAAAGGCCAAAGAGAATAAATGTTGCTAGATGTCCAGTTCATACCCATAAAAGTCAACAGATTTTTGGGCCAGCTGATTGGCTCATAGTACGGGAATGCCATGATTTCTATGTACATGCCGGCCCCAAATCTGTTGACATAGGCCATGTTTGTTTCATAAGTCCTAAGACTTTTTCTAATTCCAACTAAAAAGTCCATAGTTCCTAAAAAGTCCCTCCAtatttgttttcagggactaaaaagtccctagtccctccctagatgacatgtaaaagaccatgttacccctagtatacagaaaaataacaaccaaacaacatcaTGGGGTGGCGAGGCAATGgatgcagggaggggcattgttgaaaaagtctaaaaaagactctccttgagagtctttttcatTTAGTCCCAAAAATTAACTTTTAGTCTCTAgtagtccctcatgtttggttaaaaagtctctaagagagactttttctagtccctacactaaaaaaTCCCTCGAAACAAATACCCCATACTATACTTACTCCACCTCACATAAAAGGCCGTAATATCCTCCGAATCATGTATAAGCCCATCGCACGTGACATTTTCCAACAAAAAATGTGCCACCCCTCAAAAAAAGAAGGGAGCCGCTATGCGTCCGCCGGCGGATATATTAGAAACATTCGTCGCATGGAGCTCTGTTGGATCAGCCCTCTAACAACTGTCGGATCTAACCACCGCACGCGCGTGACCACCTCCTTACTTCCTGCAACAACCCCTCAGTTTCGAAAACAGATTCCCTTGTCCGTCGTCCTGACACAGCTGCGCCCAGCGCGGCACCAGCCCCCACCATCACAAAATCGTTGTCGCCGGCGTGCGGGGGAACTAGTCCTTGCCgtgctcgccggagttgctcctcctcctccgtctcgGCCCTGCGAGCAACTGCTAGCTCCAATCCAGCACAACGGCGACGACCTCTCACGCCCGACGCTTCTTCGGCGTTTTCTGCAACCAGAGCTATATTTCTGAAACAGCTAATACTGGACGCTCCTCCGGCGCTGGAACTCGGGCTATGTTTCTGAAACAATACCCTTGTTGCAGAAAAGAATCTTCACAACCGAAACAATTCTTTTCTTTCTGAAACAAAAGATATGTTGCAGAAATCTTTTAAAACAAGACCCCAGTTGCAAAAAAAAAATCTTCACCACTgaatcattttttctttctttctggaaTAAGACCTTTGTTACAGAAATCTACTGAAACAAGACCCTTATTGCAAGAAAAAGACTGACCGCGCGGGACTGACTTGTGGTCAACGTGGCCGCTTGGTCATGGTTGATCTGACGGCTACACAAGAGGCGGACGCTCGCGCGTGCATTAGCCGGTTGAAGAATAGCGTTttccgaaaaagaaaagaaaaaaatgtgccAGGTCACACGAAGGCTGGCAAGGGAAATTCGGTTGATTTCTTCAATGTTTGTCAAAATTACTACGTTGATTTTTAGAGGGAGTACATCTGCTATTAAAATGTACATGTGTGATATGTGCAGAGATGTCCGCTTTTCTTTCTTCCGTGCGAAACAAAAGACGatctgcgaaccaacctgtggttggatggttagagagacTGTAGTAtctccagcccaccagggttcaaatcctggtgctcgcatttattcctggatttatttcagaattttcggcgatgtgcattcagtgggaggagacgctcccgtcgacgacgaggtgcttagggtgacttcgtaaatttcaagatgatatgccggatcaatctttcggagatgctcataggggtaggatgtgcgtgtgtgcgttcatagggatgagtgtatgcacgtgtatatgagcgcttgtgtctgtactgatgttaaaaaaaaagaaacaaaagacgGTCTCGCTGCCAGGAGTCTCCCCCGCCGCTGCCCTCTGACGGCTCCCCTTTGTCGGCGACCTTagtcgtcggtggtgagggaggTCGCCAGATCCACGTGTGTGGATCATTTTTTACTCTCGTAGTTTAGGTTTTTAGCTTGTTCATCATCTTGGCtttggcggcggcgatggcggcactGAATAAAATTTCTTTAGATCCTACTCCGACGAGacgatcggtcctatggttggggatgaatttggaaatcagtctgttcaagtaaggatgaCGTGGCGACGACGACATCCTCATGGTGGACCTGTGTTCTCGGGCGTGTTGCGATGGCTTTTGCTCTAATGTCGACGCGAAACTTGGGAGGTatatgcagattgtggtctgcatcggcgACATTTGAAAGATGGTGAATCGTGTGCTTgactcgtggttcgtggatggcaggtgtGGTTTTCTCCCCCGGCCTCTtatagcatctctagcagaccccgcaaaaagccctgacccgcaaaataaccgccaaaatgtggGTCGGCACAGAAAATCCCGCCCGAACAGACCTCGCAAATGCGACCGACCCGTAAAATGTTTTGAGGGGTGCGGCAAAATCTTGACCCTAACCCGCGAATACgcgggttcccccccccccccccgcctcgtcGATGCCCTGCATATAGCGGGAGCGGTTGGTGGggaggacatttcagcccgcgcttttTCCCACCTAgcacctcccctctccccctcgccccggCGCCGGGTCGCCGCCCACGATTCCGGCGAAAGTAGCCGGTGGGATCACGCCGAAAGGACGCCACACGCACGAGGTTGCGCTCCGCCCCCTTCTGCGTCGGCAGGCCAGAAAGTTGCAGATCTGCGGCCCTTCGTCGCGGGCGGTCGGATTTGGCTTTTCCGGCCGCCGGTGGCTGCGCCAAGCGATGAAATGGTCGGGGAGCACCTCGTGCAGCCCCGGCAAAGTCCCATCGCCACATGCAGGTACGGGTTCGtcccgtcgctgccgccgccggttTGCTGGCATGGATTCGGCCGGCCGTCCAtcgggctcggcgctcgcgcagAGGCTCCGTGGCTCGCCGATGCCACTCATACAGTGTGACGACTGCACACGGACAGTGCTGTGGCTAATTTTGGGCAtgccgaagcaccccggatgggtgttcttcaaatgcgaaaacgacggggtacgtgGTTTTTTCATTCGGCTTTGGCACTGCATTCTTTGGTTTAATTGTGATAGATCATTTCGAACATCATCAtgtgtgtaggaagatggatgctcgttttggttttgggaaggcgaatacattgatttattaatagaaagaaacttaatagacaTATGGCAGTGAAGCGgttgcatgtgcaactagaggggaagaagcgtctacttctttagaatcaaagaagaagaatgaagaatgcaaaatcaagaatccaCAGATCAATAATGAATGCATGGGGAATATATtggtccaactagtgggagcagttatgaaagttggaaatcttctaaaatgcataattgtggtgcttgttttctttggtcttactaTTCTAGTAAAGATTTGGTGATGCCCTATGTATCCAATGTTGTTGAAAAAGTAAAGAAATGCATTATCTTGTGTCAAATTGAGATGCAAATTTAGGATTTGCGGGCCGGCGGTAGACCAGACCCCGCAAAGCCAGCCCGTAAAAgagcatattccgcgaatatccTTTTATACGGGTCCGTTTTGCAGGGTCTGCCTCTGCGCCCGTCCGCGCCTGCCCGCAAAGTCGTTTTTTTCGCGagctgcaaacgcgttttgcgggtcggatttttgcggggtctgctagagatgctcttaatcgtgtagaggtgccagatctagAGTTTAATGGCGTGTCTGAGGTGTTGCCGCGATCTGACACGTTCAACGGTAATGATTTCATCTTTCGTGAGTCACCTTGGAGGTTCATAAAGCTTATGTGCGATGGAGCCACTTCGAGTTTAGATGTGAAGATGATCCGTTATTTTTTCTTTGGTTGTTGTTGTAGTGGTTTCAGAGGCAGGTGATGGGTGTTAAACTGTTGATGTGAGGACTATGTGTCTTGGATTGTAATTTTACTTCTTAACCGTCGTTCCTTTGTGTAAAAGATATTTGTACGTAACTTGTACTGTGATCTTTAAGATATAAATGAGTCACATACTACCATAAAAAGAAATATGTGCAGAGTTTGAAAAGGTGGAGATGCTTCAGAGGGGCATACGGGCAAAAACTGAAAGACGAGCGGGCAAGAACCAAAAAACACGGAGGAGGATAGAAAAGGAGCGGCGAAAGCGATGGCCACCAACGACCCGACCGAGGGAATCCAAAACCAAATCAAACTCAAACCTCAAACGCCACCGGAGCCAAATAAAACCCGCAAAAGCCACCGCATTCCCATCGAAATTGCAGCAAATCCGAACGAGTCGTCCAATCAAAATTTATAAAACAAACAAGGACTACAGGCGGCCAGAGTGCCCGGCCACCTCGCCCTCGTCGCCGCCTCCTCCAGTCCTCTTGCCGCGGGCGGCCTGCTTCACGCCGCCTCCCCCCGCGCCTCCGCGTCTTCTAGACCCTCCCCGCCCGTCCCCTAATCCCTCCACAGCCGCGCGCGCGTGCGGGCGAACCCTAGAGCCCGCCGCAGCCTCCTCTGCAGCCCCTTCCGTCGCCGGATACAGAGGTAACcaccgccccccgccgccgccaccgctgagcTTTTTGGTTGTTTGTCTCGTGGGTTTTTTGGATTCCGCTCTCTGGTACGCGGTTCTGTGGAGTTGCCGCcccagtattttttttattttcagttTCCCTGTTAAATTTGGTGCCTAGAGCTGTTTGCGCGCGCGTCAGTGGTGGTTGTTTCTGATACTTCAAACTTGCACGCGAGTTcctttggtttggtttgggcgcGGGGCAAAATCTGCTGCATGATTTATGGGTAAAAACAAATCGTTGAGAAAACTAATGTTTCGCAATTTAACACGCTGTTATTTGGCTGAAGATTTGGGGGAAAGCAGCAGCTCTGCTTAGTACCAGTCACCTTGATTTTACCGTGTTCATGGTTTGTCCAAACCTTAGGCTGTCTGTACTTCTAATGCAGATTGCTGCCGCCACTCTGTCACATAGATAGAAGAACAGTAATTGCACTCCATTAATAGGTTCTGACGAGTGACTTGGACGTGGGTTCTTGATGCTCTgctactgccatgatgttgttctgACCAATTCTGCAACAGGAATGGAGCAGAATGGAGAGAGCCatctcaaggagccgcttctccaTGCGGCCGATGgcgcttctgccgccgccgccagggtgTCCCCGCGGAAGGAGAGGACTACAAGGAAGGTCATGTTCAATGTCCGGGGCATGTCATGCGGTTCCTGGGTGGTGGCAGGATTGAAGGGGGTCGAGAGCATCCAGGTCTCAACCCTTCAGGGCCAGGCTGTTGTTCAGTACAGCCCGGAGGAGACCGATGTAAGATTTCCTTGAGCTGATGCTCGTCTTCTCATCactgtattttttattttttcaatatGGAGGTCCTTAGTACTTACTATGGAAATATCTGCATATTGTCATAAATGGGGTAAAAAGAGGGATGCCAAATACATGTGGTAGCTTCTTTTTGTCCTGTTGTTAATCCAAGTTATCAGTTTTCACTAGGGACATATTTGCACATGTATTTAGTGTAAACGGGAAATGTTTGGTTCCAGGAGATGAATTTTGTCCTACAAATCCTCATTTAGCTGCCAGGTCAACTTTATCTTATCTTTCCCTTGATATTCAGTTTTAAGGCCCACACCTTTGTACCACCAACTATTTTAACTACCTTTTGTTGGTGTGGGCCAATCTCTTGACAGCAACTGCCCAATCATTGGACTGTCAAACATTGTCAGATAGTTTAGTTCATAAATGAATTGCCGAGGAACTATATCATCTCCACGATGAGTATACCTCAATTATATATTCTTAGAGAATTTTGAGCATAAATGAACTGCCAAGGAACAATGTAGCCTTTCTTTCTTCATACTGTGATTTTTACTAGCAATTTTAGTAGATTTATATTTATGAGCATGCACTTTCAGTTCAGTAAACTCGAGTCTGCATTGATGCATTCTCCACAAAGTAATGCCGAAAATGCTGCACCGTTGGTATAATTTGCTATATTTTCTCAGTTAAGATTCTTGTTCTCACAGGCAAGAACCATAAAAGAAGCTATTGAGGATATCAACTTTGAGGTCGATGAACTCCAAGAACAAGAAATTGCCGTATGCAGGCTCCGGATAAAAGGAATGGCATGTACAAGCTGCTCTGAATCTATTGAACGGGCACTTCTGATGGTACCTGGAGTTAAAAAAGCTGCAGTGGGGCTTGCCCTAGAGGAAGCCAaggtgcactttgatccaaatatTACCAGCCGTGATTTACTAATCGAGGCTATTGAGGATGCTGGATTTGGAGCTGATCTCATTAGTTATGGGGACGATGTGAACAAAATGCATCTAAAACTTGAGGGTGTGAGTTCTCCAGAAGACACCAAACTCATTCAGTCGGTACTGGAAACTGTAGAGGGAGTGAATAATGTTGAATGGGATACATCAGGTCAAACAGTTACAGTTGCATATGACCCTGATGTCACTGGTCCACGATTACTTATTCAGCGCATTCAGGATGCTGCAGAACCCCCTAAATGCTTTAATGCCAGCTTGTACTCACCACCAAAGCAAAGAGAAGTAGAACGCCACCATGAAATTATGAGTTACAGGAACCAATTTCTTTGGAGTTGCCTCTTTTCAGTTCCTGTGTTCCTGTTCGCGATGGTTCTGCCCATGCTCCCTCCTTCTGGAGATTGGCTGTTTTATAAAATCTACAACAACATGACGGTAGGTATGCTACTGCGGTGGTTGCTATGTTCTCCAGTTCAGTTCATTATTGGTTGGAGGTACAGTCTCAACCTGGCAACAacatcttgatgttgattccttctCTTTGAAAAAATGTTAAGCTCTTTTGTTTCAAAAATGCAATTATATAAAGGTATCATGCTGTTTGGGAATGATAGAAGTACTGCAAAAGTTGTCAAACGATGCTGCTTTACAATTTCTTCACTGCAATCTTATGCTACAGCATGTGTCTTACGTATTTCACTTTGTATCGATAATTGTCAGATTTTACGTTGGAGCTTACCATGCACTGAAGCGAGGGTACTCTAACATGGATGTGCTGGTTGCTTTGGGAACAAATGCTGCGTACTTCTATTCTGTGTACATTATTGTGAAGGCACTAACATCAGACACGTTTGAAGGACAAGATCTTTTTGAAACTAGTTCGATGTTGGTATCTTTTATATTGCTGGGAAAATACCTTGAGGTGGTGGCAAAGGGGAAGACATCAGATGCTTTGTCAAAGCTGACAGAACTTGCACCAGAAACAGCTGTACTTCTCACACTGGAAAAGGATGGAAGTGTCATTTCAGAAGTGGAGATCAGTACCCAGTTACTTCAAAGAAACGATTTCATTAAGATTGTCCCTGGTGAAAAGGTCCCAGTTGATGGTGTTGTCATCAAAGGCCAAAGCCATGTTAATGAAAGTATGATAACTGGGGAAGCAAGGCCCATTGCAAAGAAACCGGGAGATAAGGTTGGTATTTTTGGATTCCGATTGCCTTATCTGATGTTATTTATCATGTACTGTCCTGATGCTTCAATCGTCTTTTTTAAAGGTTATTGGTGGTACTGTAAACGATAATGGTTTCATAATTGTTAAGGCCACCCATGTTGGGTCAGAGACGGCTCTGTCACAGATAGTCCAGCTAGTTGAAGCTGCTCAACTTGCAAGAGCTCCAGTACAGCGGTTGGCAGACAAGATTTCACGGTTTTTTGTTCCAACTGTAAGTTATCTGTTATTTTCTCCTTAAATTTGCTCCTGCTATGTTGCTCTGCATCATCTTTTGCATAATCAGAGCATGGTCAGAAATTACCTACCCTTGTGGTTCATAATTGGTTACAGTAGTAGTTTGTCGGTATCAACGTTATGCGAATGTGATGTACATGACCGATATGAGTAGTCAGCCTAGACTCGGCTAGCATTGAGCTGAAGACCTTGTATGTGCTACCGGCTGGCTACCCGGGTTCTATTGTATACTCCTGTTTTGTGAACTTGTCAAGATCAAATTTGTTTATTTGATTTAGTAACTATCTAGTTTAACCTTGTTCTTTACTGAGCTGATTAGTTTTCCAGCAGTAAACAGTAGGTTCATTGTGGGAAATCATACCCTGCTTGATACGTACAAATGTTCTAGTATGATATTTGCTGCCAGGTTATCTCTTGAGAGAAAACCTTTCTCATATTGATTGTTTCTTCTCATTTTAAGGTTGTGGTGGCTGCATTTCTTACATGGCTTGGCTGGTTCATACCCGGGCAACTTCACCTCTACCCTCAGCAATGGATTCCAAAGGCAATGGATAGTTTTGAGCTTGCTCTGCAGTTTGGAATATCTGTCCTAGTCGTTGCATGCCCGTGTGCTCTGGGATTAGCTACCCCAACTGCTGTTATGGTTGCTACTGGAAAAGGTGCTTCTCTAGGTGTTCTTATCAAAGGTGGCAATGCACTTGAGAAAGCTCACAAGGTAATCTTGAGACTTTTTGTGctagcttgtgtgtgtgtgtgtgtgtgtgtgtgtgtgtgtgtgtgctcgtgCGATACAGACTCCAGTGTAAGGAGTATGTTTTTCTTCTCCATATAAATTCTACTGTGGTATACTAACACACACTGGACCACCGTTTTGATCTCTCTGTTTGCAGATTAAAACTATCATATTTGATAAAACTGGAACCCTGACTAAGGGTAAACCTTCTGTTGTTCAAACAAAGACCTTCTCCAAGATACCACTTCTAGAATTGTGTGATTTAACTGCCAGTGCTGAGGTTGGTTTGTTAACCACTTGTCATTTTCCGCATTTATGTTGGCAGACACCATATGATACGTTCCTAGTTATTATTATTCTGTTGTTATAAACTTTTTTTCCCTCCTTTTTTGGGTGTCTGGCTCTAATTTTCTCTTTAACTTGAAAAATTGTGACTTTGTCAGGCAAACAGTGAGCATCCTCTATCAAAGGCTATTGTTGAATACACAAAGAAGCTCAGAGAACAATATGGATCTCCGAGTGATCATATGATGGATTCCAAAGATTTTGAGGTGCATCCAGGGGCAGGGGTCAGCGCGAATGTTGAAGGCAAGCTGGTTTTGGTTGGGAACAAACGGCTCATGCAAGAATTTGAAGCTCCAATGAGCTCTGAAGTGGAGGAATACATGTCTGAAATGGAGGATCTTGCCAGGACCTGTGTGCTTGTTGCGATCGATAGGGTTATCTGCGGAGCTCTTGCCGTATCGGATCCTCTGAAGCCTGAGGCAGGACGCGTCATTTCACACCTTAGCTCAATGGGCATCACAAGCATCATGGTGACGGGCGACAACTGGGCTACAGCCAAATCCATAGCAAAGCAAGTCGGGATCAGCACCGTATTTGCTGAGATTGATCCAGTTGGAAAAGCTGAGAAGATCAAGGACTTGCAGGTACGACGGTCTTTTCTCTTTTCGGCAGGGACTATTACCTGGCATTACATTTTGCATTCCTGCTTACTCCATTCCTGCACAGACGCAAGGACTTGCCGTGGCGATGGTCGGCGACGGGGTGAACGACTCGCCGGCCCTGGCCGCAGCGGACGTGGGCATGGCCATCGGCGCGGGCACAGACGTCGCCATCGAGGCCGCTGACATCGTCTTGATGAAGAGCAGCCTAGTGGACGTGATCACGGCAATCGACCTCTCGCGGAAGACCCTCGCCAAGATCCGGCTCAACTACGTCTGGGCCCTGGGCTACAATGTCCTGGGCATGCCGATCGCCGCCGGCGTCCTGTTCCCGTTCACGGGCATCCGGCTCCCCCCGTGGCTCGCCGGGGCCTGCATGGCCGCCTCATCGGTGAGCGTCGTCTGCTCGTCGCTGCTGCTCCAGCTCTACAAGAAGCCGTTGCACGTCGAGGAGGTGCCGATGACGGCAGGGCCCGGCGATGGTGGCTCGAACCTGGTGTGAGGAGCACACACCCGTTCTGGCCTCCGTCTCGCGGTGCTACTGACGAAACTGTTGCTGTCAACGTTGCTCGAACCTGGTGAAACTGTTGCTCGAACCTGGTGTGGGCTGCAGCTATTTGCTGGCATGCACCTTGAACTGACGCCTATTGAAAACGCCCTGTTTGCTGTGGCCCTCCTGATTGATTCGTGTGCATATGTAATTTCACGCAACCCTTTTCCTTTTGTGCGGAATGACTTTTTTTTTATAATAATATGGGAGGTTTATCCTTGAAACGGAACTATTCATCAGATTGTTCCATCATTGGCTAACAGACTCTCAAAACGGACATTGTATTTGTCCGCAGACTGGTCCGGACCAATCTGCGGGTGCGGACACTGATGTCGGCAATCCAATCGTACACATATACATTTCAAAACTGATTTGAACAAATTGGACTATGTTTATGCAAACTGGACGATTTCCATTTAAACCGGATTAAATTTATTACATTTTTGACATACTTCAATAAACAAAAGCATTCGGAAGTTAACTGTCTAAATCTTCACCAGTAGCCATGAGCCCTAGAAAGTGTCCGACCTCCAAGTCCTTGTTGTTCTCCTTCGTTGTTCTCCTTCGTGTTCACGTCCGACGGCCGTGAGCCACGGAAGTTTAGTTGCGGTCATCGGCATAGGACATGGGATACAAGGTGTCGCTGTCTCGCATGCCCTGCTCCTTGTCGCAGTCCGCGACCTAGCCGTCGCCAGTGGAGGTGAGGTTGGCGATGAATATGGATGGGCCAGCCTCGTGGCGCCAACGGGACTAGttggcggtgtcggtgtcaaaaccggcggatctcgggtagggggtcccgaactgtgcgtctaggcggatggtaacaggagacaagggacacgatgtttttatccaggttcgggccctctcgatggaggtaaaaccctactcctgcttgattaatattgatgatatgggtagtacaagagtagatctaccacgagatcaagaaggctaaaccctagaagctagcctatggtatgattgttattgttcctacggactaaacccttcggttcatatagacaccggagggggctagggttacacagagtcggttacaatggtaggagatctacatatccgtatcgccaaccttgccttccacgccaaggaaagtcccttccggaaacgagacgaagtcttcaatcttgtatcttcatagtccaggagtccggctgaaggtatagtccggctatccggacaccccctaatccaggactctctcagtagcccctgaaccaggcttcaatgacgacgagtccggcgcgcagattgtcttgtcttcggcattgcaaggcgggttcctcctccaagtacttcgtagaagatttcgaacacaaggatagtgtccggctttgcaaaataaatttccacatattgccatagagagaataatatttacacaaatctaatctgctgatgtattccgtagcgtgacatcacaccacggccaagcctttatacgaatcgtttttattgtcccgcctcagcgcgtttagcgaggcggtttccttgacacgtcctttcaaaacagagatcgtgttccctttatttacgggattctcatcaatacggacgtgggtaacccagtcgtgcctgttggtatgttttctcgatcaaaggcgagtcccaaacggtcacggggagggcccttggtattcaacctcttataaagagaccaaggccttactcctttctttcaatctcaaacgagttcgctcttcgcctcgagttccaatacccaaggctccagatttcaggcgcttcggatcttcgacaatgtccggttccgaccttcgaggccgatggatgccctcctccgtcacggaggaggacgtgctaaagttgagagaggccaggtttttggccggcgaaatttcgcataggctgcccgctcaagggcaggtcattcccactcccaagcctggtgagagtgtggtgttcatgtctcacttccttcgggggctaggcttcccgacggatcccttcgtgagggggctcatgttctattatgggctggaatttcacgacttagctccggagtccatcctccatatttcctcattcatcgtcgtgtgtgaagccttcctccgtattactctccacttcggactatggctcaagaccttcaaagtagaaccgaagatgatcgagggacgacacgcggagtgcagaggtgctattataagcaaaaatgttgatgctccatggcccgagggctcttttcaagaggagctcggcttatggcaacgagagtggttctatatcaccgctcccaggggcaccaagtgggtggcgccacctgcctttcgctcgggtcccccagcACAGCTAGCGTCGTGGGTCAATAAAGGCCtagactgggggccatccaaggacgtgcccttgttgcagggccgcatcagggatctcttagaaagagacctcagcctggtcaaagtgacgcaggtcatgctgattggCCGAAccctgcccggcaaacgtcgctcccttcgcttGTGGGAATTCAATTCGAAGGGACCGCgggctctccaacattttatgggcgcgacgcccgtggagatgtatgaattgttcttcggatcacacgcaatgtgtccggacttgaccgaggacgcaggtctgagctgcaaccgaccggatactcaagtaagtagccttctGCCCGGACTCGCCATCCGTGtatttgtcataaacttgcccctaaaagagctgtcctttaaacaggagtggatagcgaaagcaaagctgatcaggtgtccggctcccctccccgagaccacgccggatcccgtgctagtcaggatgttgaagattgtGC
This window contains:
- the LOC123132584 gene encoding copper-transporting ATPase HMA4, which encodes MEQNGESHLKEPLLHAADGASAAAARVSPRKERTTRKVMFNVRGMSCGSWVVAGLKGVESIQVSTLQGQAVVQYSPEETDARTIKEAIEDINFEVDELQEQEIAVCRLRIKGMACTSCSESIERALLMVPGVKKAAVGLALEEAKVHFDPNITSRDLLIEAIEDAGFGADLISYGDDVNKMHLKLEGVSSPEDTKLIQSVLETVEGVNNVEWDTSGQTVTVAYDPDVTGPRLLIQRIQDAAEPPKCFNASLYSPPKQREVERHHEIMSYRNQFLWSCLFSVPVFLFAMVLPMLPPSGDWLFYKIYNNMTVGMLLRWLLCSPVQFIIGWRFYVGAYHALKRGYSNMDVLVALGTNAAYFYSVYIIVKALTSDTFEGQDLFETSSMLVSFILLGKYLEVVAKGKTSDALSKLTELAPETAVLLTLEKDGSVISEVEISTQLLQRNDFIKIVPGEKVPVDGVVIKGQSHVNESMITGEARPIAKKPGDKVIGGTVNDNGFIIVKATHVGSETALSQIVQLVEAAQLARAPVQRLADKISRFFVPTVVVAAFLTWLGWFIPGQLHLYPQQWIPKAMDSFELALQFGISVLVVACPCALGLATPTAVMVATGKGASLGVLIKGGNALEKAHKIKTIIFDKTGTLTKGKPSVVQTKTFSKIPLLELCDLTASAEANSEHPLSKAIVEYTKKLREQYGSPSDHMMDSKDFEVHPGAGVSANVEGKLVLVGNKRLMQEFEAPMSSEVEEYMSEMEDLARTCVLVAIDRVICGALAVSDPLKPEAGRVISHLSSMGITSIMVTGDNWATAKSIAKQVGISTVFAEIDPVGKAEKIKDLQTQGLAVAMVGDGVNDSPALAAADVGMAIGAGTDVAIEAADIVLMKSSLVDVITAIDLSRKTLAKIRLNYVWALGYNVLGMPIAAGVLFPFTGIRLPPWLAGACMAASSVSVVCSSLLLQLYKKPLHVEEVPMTAGPGDGGSNLV